One Monomorium pharaonis isolate MP-MQ-018 unplaced genomic scaffold, ASM1337386v2 scaffold_104, whole genome shotgun sequence genomic window carries:
- the LOC105839411 gene encoding isochorismatase domain-containing protein 1, with product MAINPAKAILRQGRTALFICDVQEKFVKAISHFDEMVQNSKKLISALKILNVPMLVSEQNPKSLGKTIPELDISGARGPFAKMQFSMCTPEINKELATLCNGQKPESIILIGIETHVCVENTAIDLRQYGYEVHMVADCVSSRTLEDRLLALERMRDIGCHITTSENVIFKLIRDASHEKFKTLLTLIKTPTAYTGLVPISKI from the exons ATGGCTATAAATCCTGCAAAAGCTATACTTCGGCAAGGAAGGACCGCACTATTTATATGCGATGTTCAGGAAAAATTTGTGAAGGCTATATCCCATTTTGATGAGATGGTTCAAAACTCAAAGAAACTG ATTAGTGCTCTGAAAATTCTGAATGTGCCCATGCTAGTTTCCGAACAGAATCCAAAATCCTTGGGGAAGACCATTCCTGAACTTGATATCTCTGGAGCCCGAGGACCTTTCGCCAAGATGCAATTTAGTATGTGCACTCCTGAA ATTAATAAGGAACTTGCAACGCTTTGTAACGGACAAAAACCAGAGTCTATTATACTTATAGGAATCGAAACACATGTCTGCGTAGAAAATACGGCTATTGACTTGAGGCAATATGGCTATGAAGTTCATATGGTGGCAGATTGTGTTTCATCACGTACTCTTGAAGACAGATTACTTGCTTTGGAG agaatGCGGGACATAGGATGTCACATAACCACCTctgaaaatgttatatttaagcTTATACGGGATGCAAGTcatgaaaaattcaaaaccTTATTGACTCTCATCAAAACACCAACTGCATACACAGGATTAGTTCCTATCTCAAAGATATAA